Proteins from a genomic interval of Zingiber officinale cultivar Zhangliang chromosome 1B, Zo_v1.1, whole genome shotgun sequence:
- the LOC122001393 gene encoding stem-specific protein TSJT1-like, producing the protein MLGIFHTAVAQAPEELHSPAVPPSLGASLRRPKNQDDILKDFHAAHSGHSFSVSFAAGAALSFVSIHSPRTSFRQRLFCGFDDVYCTFAGSLHNLSSLIRQYGLCSKTTNDALLVIEAYRTLRDRGPYPADQVVKDLSGSFAFIVYDDKAGTVFAALSSDGGVPLFWGIAADGSVVICDDLDVVKASCGKSYAPFPTGCMFHSEGGLRSFEHPLNKMKAMPRVDSEGAICGASFKVDTYSRINSMPRVGSAADWTSWQGSY; encoded by the exons ATGCTAGGGATTTTCCACACCGCCGTGGCCCAGGCCCCGGAGGAGCTCCACAGCCCGGCCGTGCCTCCGAGTCTCGGTGCCTCCCTCCGGCGGCCTAAGAACCAAGACGACATTCTAAAGGACTTCCATGCCGCCCACTCCGGCCACTCCTTCTCCGTCTCCTTCGCTGCTGGCGCCGCACTTTCCTTCGTTTCCATTCACTCCCCTCGCACCTCCTTCCGCCAGAG GTTGTTCTGTGGCTTCGACGATGTGTACTGTACGTTCGCGGGGAGCCTACACAACCTGAGCTCGCTAATTCGGCAGTACGGCTTGTGCAGCAAGACCACCAACGACGCGCTGCTGGTAATCGAAGCCTATCGCACGCTGCGCGACCGCGGGCCTTACCCCGCGGACCAGGTCGTCAAGGACCTCAGTGGCTCCTTCGCCTTCATCGTCTACGACGACAAGGCCGGCACCGTCTTTGCCGCACTG AGCTCGGATGGAGGAGTTCCTCTATTTTGGGGCATTGCGGCTGATGGATCCGTGGTGATCTGCGATGACCTGGACGTCGTCAAGGCGAGCTGTGGGAAATCATATGCTCCATTTCCGACCG GGTGCATGTTCCACAGTGAGGGAGGGTTGAGGAGCTTCGAGCATCCGCTGAACAAGATGAAGGCAATGCCGAGGGTGGACAGCGAGGGGGCCATATGCGGGGCGAGCTTCAAGGTGGACACTTACTCTAGGATCAACTCCATGCCCAGGGTTGGAAGTGCTGCGGACTGGACTTCATGGCAAGGATCTTACTGA